The following are encoded in a window of Methanobrevibacter ruminantium M1 genomic DNA:
- a CDS encoding tRNA-binding protein has translation MWDTAKDYRILVAMHARELFLRTVQTGSFRGNWNKKATIEETKKMEADLKSLLYCYLEGDALANCEDVQKLEDKAGRIIEFLGGEDWNHKFMQGAPKDEREKTEENIAKVRFFLDTILGLRNRFKFGPIDDPIMGIDVKVGEIMSVSKHPKADSLMICNVNIGKRALKVVTNDLTVKEGNRVGVSLLPPATFMDVVSEGMFLGMNGSILKEVQGDLGNMPNGIPMESLNETKNMITAFLDS, from the coding sequence TTGTGGGATACAGCTAAAGATTATAGAATTTTAGTAGCTATGCATGCTCGTGAGTTATTTTTAAGAACTGTTCAAACTGGAAGTTTTAGAGGTAACTGGAATAAGAAGGCTACAATAGAAGAAACCAAAAAGATGGAAGCTGACTTAAAATCATTGCTTTACTGTTATCTTGAAGGGGATGCTCTTGCTAATTGTGAAGATGTTCAAAAGCTTGAAGATAAGGCTGGAAGAATTATAGAGTTCCTTGGCGGTGAAGATTGGAACCATAAATTCATGCAAGGGGCTCCTAAAGACGAAAGGGAAAAGACAGAAGAGAACATTGCAAAAGTAAGATTTTTCCTAGACACTATCTTAGGCCTTAGAAACAGGTTTAAGTTCGGCCCTATTGATGATCCTATCATGGGAATCGATGTAAAGGTTGGAGAGATAATGAGTGTCAGCAAGCATCCTAAAGCCGATTCCTTAATGATATGTAATGTAAATATTGGCAAAAGGGCCTTAAAGGTCGTTACCAATGATTTAACTGTTAAGGAAGGCAATAGGGTAGGGGTTTCCCTGCTTCCTCCGGCAACATTCATGGATGTTGTGTCTGAAGGAATGTTTTTAGGAATGAATGGTAGCATATTAAAAGAAGTTCAAGGTGATTTGGGTAATATGCCTAATGGAATACCTATGGAATCTTTAAATGAGACTAAAAATATGATAACTGCCTTTTTAGACAGTTAA
- a CDS encoding aspartate dehydrogenase: MIVGILGCGAIANTIVNEFLSDDGIDIKYFYDTDIERAENLAQISNGIAVLEMDEMLDNVDLVLESASPIALKVHALNIIENGKDLMVMSVGALMDKEFRQKIHKAAQANNAKVYAPSGAIVGLDGIKAASIGKIKKASLTTRKSPKSLGREVEEEEILFEGKASEAVERFPVNINVAASLSIACNMDIDVKIIVDPKVDRNVHEVLVQGDFGEFRSSSENVPFAANPKTSMLAAFSAIKLLKSFSECFSVGT, translated from the coding sequence ATGATTGTTGGAATATTAGGTTGTGGCGCAATAGCCAATACAATAGTTAACGAGTTTCTATCTGATGATGGAATAGATATTAAATATTTCTATGATACAGACATTGAAAGGGCTGAGAATCTTGCCCAGATTTCTAATGGTATAGCTGTTTTAGAGATGGATGAGATGTTGGACAATGTGGATTTGGTTTTAGAGTCTGCATCCCCTATTGCTTTAAAGGTTCATGCCTTAAACATCATTGAAAACGGAAAGGACCTAATGGTTATGAGTGTTGGAGCATTGATGGATAAGGAATTTAGACAAAAGATTCATAAGGCTGCTCAAGCAAACAATGCAAAGGTCTATGCCCCATCTGGAGCCATTGTCGGTTTGGATGGAATTAAGGCGGCATCCATTGGAAAGATTAAAAAGGCTTCCCTTACTACTAGAAAATCACCTAAGTCTCTAGGTCGTGAAGTTGAAGAGGAAGAAATATTATTTGAAGGAAAGGCCTCTGAAGCTGTAGAGAGGTTTCCGGTAAACATTAATGTGGCTGCTTCCTTAAGCATTGCCTGCAATATGGATATTGACGTTAAGATAATTGTAGATCCTAAGGTAGATAGGAATGTTCACGAGGTTCTTGTTCAAGGGGACTTTGGTGAATTTAGATCAAGTTCTGAGAATGTTCCATTTGCTGCAAACCCAAAGACCAGTATGCTAGCAGCATTTTCAGCAATTAAATTATTAAAAAGCTTTAGTGAGTGTTTCTCTGTTGGTACATAG
- a CDS encoding PRC-barrel domain-containing protein codes for MVEVTQLYDLDIYTLAGQYVGQVHDVVLNIRYGTISRLQVKALEPEKKSAGFRDIFRGGFQFVPEEEVGRTYQEGLLNIEFDRVTAIGDIMLIDPQDLKRPKPPVAGEEMSIRPRPEAPKQVPQEVPQEVAPKPKEVI; via the coding sequence ATGGTGGAAGTTACCCAATTATATGATTTAGATATATATACTTTAGCTGGACAATACGTAGGTCAAGTTCATGATGTAGTTCTCAATATCAGATACGGAACCATCTCTAGACTTCAAGTAAAAGCTTTAGAACCTGAAAAAAAGAGTGCAGGTTTTAGAGACATCTTCAGAGGCGGATTCCAATTTGTACCTGAAGAAGAAGTAGGAAGAACTTATCAAGAAGGTTTGCTTAACATTGAATTTGACAGAGTAACTGCTATCGGGGACATTATGTTAATTGATCCTCAAGATTTAAAAAGACCAAAACCTCCTGTAGCAGGAGAAGAAATGTCAATTCGCCCAAGACCTGAAGCTCCAAAACAAGTTCCTCAAGAAGTTCCTCAAGAAGTCGCTCCAAAACCAAAAGAAGTAATTTAA